The Epinephelus lanceolatus isolate andai-2023 chromosome 1, ASM4190304v1, whole genome shotgun sequence genome has a window encoding:
- the tmt1a.1 gene encoding methyltransferase-like protein 7A — translation MRCWSPRRSAADKMAFLMKFCTLIVNVLCLPLHLLQAVGLYEIYKRFFPFCVYRISITYNKKMRDKKKELFRSLPEFNKPGGQLTILEIGCGSGTNFEFYPPGSKVICTDPNPHFQKYLEKTMAENDHLKYERFVVASGEDMGSIESESVDVVVATLVLCSVSNTPQVLREAYRMLRPGGAFFFLEHVVADPSTWSYFFQHVLQPVWYYFGDGCEVTRETWKPLEAAGFSELKLRHIEAPLMFMIKPHIIGHAVK, via the exons ATGCGCTGCTGGTCGCCACGAAGGTCAGCTGCAGATAAAATGGCTTTCCTAATGAAATTCTGCACTTTGATCGTGAACGTGTTATGCTTGCCTCTTCATCTGCTCCAAGCTGTCGGCCTGTATGAAATATACAAACGTTTCTTCCCTTTCTGTGTATACCGGATTTCAATAACGTACAACAAGAAAATGCGCGACAAGAAGAAGGAGCTGTTTCGCAGTCTCCCCGAGTTCAACAAGCCTGGAGGGCAGCTCACTATTCTGGAGATCGGCTGCGGCTCCGGCACTAATTTTGAATTTTATCCGCCGGGTAGCAAGGTGATCTGCACTGATCCCAACCCTCATTTTCAGAAGTATCTGGAGAAAACCATGGCCGAGAATGACCACCTCAAATATGAGAGATTTGTGGTGGCGTCAGGGGAGGACATGGGGTCAATTGAGAGCGAGTCGGTAGACGTTGTTGTCGCCACCCTGGTGCTCTGCTCGGTCAGCAACACGCCCCAGGTCCTCAGAGAGGCATACCGCATGCTGAGACCA GGTGGAGCCTTCTTTTTCCTCGAGCACGTTGTTGCAGATCCCTCCACTTGGTCGTACTTCTTCCAGCATGTTCTGCAGCCTGTGTGGTACTACTTTGGCGATGGATGTGAGGTCACCCGGGAAACATGGAAACCCTTGGAGGCGGCTGGATTCTCTGAGCTCAAGCTGAGACACATCGAAGCGCCGCTCATGTTCATGATCAAACCCCACATCATTGGCCACGCTGTGAAATAA